The following are encoded together in the Lactuca sativa cultivar Salinas chromosome 1, Lsat_Salinas_v11, whole genome shotgun sequence genome:
- the LOC128125848 gene encoding uncharacterized protein LOC128125848 produces the protein MMFFAQDVIVPTSFNPNPNIPGHNRRLRRVFKGAVGALDGTLIHVVFPAKKQDLYRSRGKGDFYQNVLAICDFNMIFTFVVAGWEGVAHDSRILSEAITDPQSSFPFPPLDKYYLCDAAYAHTRGFVAPYRNVRYWLGDFRQRRALTNKEKFNHGHAKLRNVIERAFGVLKTRFPILKRMAPFPFVTQRNIAMACFALHNFIRREGMSDEYFARYDEPNVSFRNNNVGVDDDEDGIPTHGITADREYMTQLRDQIAYQLMHNID, from the exons atgatgtttttcgCACAAGATGTTATAGTACCAACTTCTTTTAATCCGAATCCAAACATTCCAGGACATAATAGGAGGCTACGACGGGTTTTCAAAGGGGCGGTTGGTGCACTTgatggcactttgatacatgtTGTTTTCCCTGCTAAGAAACAAGACTTATATAGAAGTAGGGGAAAGGGAGACTTCTACCAAAACGTATTGGCAATTTGTGACTTCAATATgattttcacatttgttgtggCCGGGTGGGAAGGGGTAGCGCATGACTCTAGAATATTATCAGAAGCAATAACCGATCCACAATCATCATTCCCGTTTCCACCACTCG ACAAGtattatctttgtgatgccgCGTATGCACACACTCGAGGATTTGTGGCCCCTTATCGTAATGTGAGGTATTGGCTTGGAGATTTTCGTCAAAGACGTGCATTGACCAATAAGGAAAAATTTAACCATGGACATGCAAAACTTCGAAATGTCATTGAGCGtgcttttggtgttttgaaaacaCGCTTCCCTATATTAAAGAGGATGGCACCATTCCCATTTGTGACACAAAGAAACATTGCCATGGCATGTTTCGCgcttcataattttataaggagAGAAGGAATGAGTGATGAGTATTTTGCACGATACGATGAACCCAATGTCTCGTTTCGAAATAACAATGTGggtgttgatgatgatgaagacggGATTCCAACACATGGTATTACAGCAGACCGTGAATATATGACTCAGTTACGGGATCAAATTGCTTATCAGTTGATGCACAATATAGATTGa
- the LOC111906492 gene encoding uncharacterized protein LOC111906492 — MKNAYDNLKAKYTGWVYLKNKTGNIYNSQTNTFNLTAEEWDDFKKGHPKAASLRTIPLPFPDLCAHLFDGNSATGNFRSYSTQSSSVAGASSCHLPPLQITATPFHAIDDDGDDTFHHEPPPSAASPSGNPNKRAKPSTPIPPSASPSASSPDGTSITGDDLALEMKKALQSLTKGYTIPQCLEKLEVLQLGPTDPLRFVAYHIFGGTMNMREMWMHLPDVPEILRGWLEMTGTSLGVLKDGKIVR, encoded by the exons atgaaaaacgcATATGACAATCTGAAAGCCAAATACACAGGATGGgtgtatttaaaaaacaaaactggCAATATATACAACTCTCAAACAAACACTTTTAACTTAACAGCCGAGGAGTGGGATGATTTTAAGAAG GGGCATCCGAAGGCTGCTTCGTTGAGAACAATTCCACTGCCTTTTCCAGATCTTTGTGCACATCTTTTTGATGGAAATAGTGCTACTGGTAATTTTAGGAGTTACTCAACCCAATCATCATCAGTAGCTGGAGCATCCTCTTGTCATCTTCCACCACTTCAGATTACCGCCACCCCTTTTCATGCAatagatgatgatggtgatgacacTTTCCACCATGAGCCACCACCTTCTGCTGCTTCACCATCTGGTAACCCCAACAAAAGGGCTAAACCCTCAACTCCTATACCTCCTAGTGCCTCACCGTCTGCTTCTTCACCTGATGGAACTTCTATTACTGGTGACGATTTAGCATTAGAAATGAAAAAAGCTCTACAAAGTTTGACTAAAGGGTATACAATCCCTCAATGTTTAGAGAAGTTAGAGGTGCTTCAGTTAGGCCCTACCGATCCTTTACGCTTTGTTGCATATCATATTTTTGGAGGGACCATGAACATGAGAGAGATGTGGATGCATTTGCCCGATGTTCCCGAGATATTACGAGGATGGCTTGAGATGACGGGTACAAGTTTAGGAGTTTTGAAGGATGGAAAGATTGTCCGATGA